One Desulfonatronum thiosulfatophilum genomic region harbors:
- the rplI gene encoding 50S ribosomal protein L9, producing the protein MEVILRTNLDNLGSLGQIVNVKPGYGRNYLIPQGLAMLATPGNKKRFEQERRKLQEKADAIRFSAQELADKISAVSLRIPVRVGEGDRLYGSVTSANIADLIKKDHGLDVDKKNILLDDSLRALGEYSIEVRVHQDIRAQLQVAVVSHDAFNGNQSSPEPVTDTIDENAATAEEARSEE; encoded by the coding sequence ATGGAAGTCATATTGCGCACCAATTTGGATAATCTGGGCAGTCTCGGCCAGATTGTCAACGTCAAGCCGGGATACGGACGGAATTATCTGATCCCGCAAGGCCTGGCCATGCTGGCCACTCCCGGCAACAAGAAGCGCTTTGAACAGGAGCGCAGGAAACTGCAGGAAAAAGCCGACGCGATCCGCTTCTCCGCCCAGGAACTTGCGGACAAGATCAGTGCGGTGTCCCTGCGCATCCCCGTGCGCGTGGGCGAGGGCGACCGGCTTTACGGTTCGGTCACCTCCGCGAACATCGCCGACCTGATCAAGAAAGACCATGGCCTGGATGTAGACAAGAAGAACATCCTGCTGGATGACTCGTTGCGCGCCCTGGGCGAGTACAGCATCGAGGTTCGGGTTCACCAGGACATCCGGGCTCAGCTTCAGGTTGCCGTTGTCAGCCACGATGCCTTCAACGGAAACCAGTCTTCCCCTGAACCTGTTACCGACACCATCGACGAGAACGCAGCGACAGCAGAAGAAGCACGTTCAGAGGAGTAG
- the rpsF gene encoding 30S ribosomal protein S6: MRHYETLMLFSPEMTGESRQEILANMTAIVERDNGKILVEDDWGMRTLAYPVNKHTRGHYVRLEFLAPGTVVAEMERNLRITDGVYKFLSVKLADTYQEPKES, from the coding sequence ATGCGGCACTATGAAACACTGATGCTCTTCAGTCCGGAAATGACGGGAGAGAGCCGCCAGGAAATTCTTGCCAACATGACCGCGATTGTGGAGCGGGATAATGGAAAGATTCTGGTGGAGGACGATTGGGGGATGCGGACCTTGGCCTACCCGGTGAACAAGCACACCAGGGGCCACTACGTACGCCTGGAGTTTTTGGCTCCCGGCACGGTGGTCGCTGAAATGGAGCGCAACCTGCGCATCACGGACGGAGTGTACAAATTTCTTTCCGTGAAGCTGGCCGATACCTACCAGGAACCAAAGGAGAGCTGA
- the rpsR gene encoding 30S ribosomal protein S18: MAFRKFTPRKKFCRFCAAKDLKMDYKRPDLLRDFVNERGKIIARRVTGTCAKHQRELTTEIKRARQMALLFYTATHSVDAMKRIS, encoded by the coding sequence ATGGCATTTCGTAAATTCACCCCCCGGAAGAAATTCTGCCGCTTTTGCGCTGCCAAGGATCTGAAGATGGACTACAAGCGTCCGGATCTGCTCCGGGACTTCGTCAACGAACGGGGGAAGATCATTGCCCGACGCGTCACCGGAACCTGCGCAAAGCATCAGCGGGAACTGACCACGGAAATCAAACGCGCCCGCCAGATGGCCTTGCTGTTTTACACAGCCACGCACAGCGTGGATGCCATGAAAAGGATCAGCTAG
- the dnaB gene encoding replicative DNA helicase, with protein sequence MARSQKQSHPTGSGANLSGKTPPQNLEAEQAVLGGLFLSPGLIDTLLDIVGEDDFYSPAHRSIFQACLSLYQRSVPIDLVTLADNLQNSGLLEQVGGPVYLASLTESLVATSHAESYARIVRDKAILRRLIQAASDIVVSCHDGVQEVDKVLDESEAAIFAISEAKIKSVFSTTKELVSQVFENLEKRVERQELVTGVPTGYHKLDEMTAGLQPSDLIIIAARPSMGKTAFALNIAMRAAVLHDVPTAIFSLEMSKEQLMMRMLCSWGKVDLARFRRGFLNDEDWARLYHAADSLSQAPMFIDDTPALSTLDLRTRCRRLKSEKKLGLVMVDYLQLMRASRRIDSREQEISEISRTLKGLAKELDLPMVALAQLNRKLEDRSNRRPMLSDLRESGAIEQDADVIAFIYRDEVYNKQEGNPKKGIAEIIIGKQRNGPTGEVELAFLDTYTAFENLVDIPPPSESLKPAS encoded by the coding sequence TTGGCTCGATCACAGAAACAATCGCATCCCACCGGATCGGGGGCAAACCTTTCCGGAAAAACCCCCCCCCAGAACCTGGAAGCCGAACAGGCGGTTCTGGGGGGGCTTTTTTTAAGTCCCGGTCTTATCGATACGCTGCTTGATATTGTTGGGGAAGATGATTTTTACTCTCCGGCTCATCGCAGTATTTTTCAAGCCTGTCTGAGCCTTTATCAGCGCAGCGTTCCCATTGATCTGGTTACCCTTGCGGATAACCTGCAAAACTCCGGTCTTTTGGAACAAGTTGGCGGTCCGGTTTATCTGGCTTCGCTGACCGAATCCCTTGTAGCCACATCTCATGCCGAATCCTATGCCCGAATTGTCCGGGACAAGGCGATTCTGCGCCGGTTGATCCAGGCCGCCTCGGACATTGTGGTTTCCTGCCATGATGGCGTCCAGGAGGTGGACAAGGTACTTGATGAATCGGAAGCCGCCATCTTTGCCATTTCCGAAGCAAAAATTAAAAGTGTTTTTTCCACCACCAAGGAATTGGTCAGTCAGGTTTTTGAAAATCTGGAAAAACGGGTAGAGCGACAGGAACTGGTCACCGGAGTACCGACAGGATACCACAAGCTTGATGAGATGACCGCGGGGCTGCAGCCCTCGGATTTGATCATTATCGCTGCTCGTCCCAGCATGGGGAAGACGGCTTTTGCCCTGAACATCGCCATGCGTGCCGCGGTGCTGCATGATGTGCCCACGGCCATTTTCTCCTTGGAAATGTCTAAAGAGCAACTGATGATGCGGATGCTGTGTTCCTGGGGAAAGGTGGATTTGGCTCGGTTTCGGCGAGGTTTTCTTAATGACGAGGATTGGGCGCGTCTCTATCACGCCGCTGATTCTTTATCCCAGGCACCCATGTTTATCGATGATACTCCGGCCTTAAGTACCTTGGACTTGCGGACTCGTTGTCGGAGGCTGAAGTCGGAGAAAAAACTGGGACTTGTGATGGTCGATTATTTGCAATTAATGCGCGCCAGTCGCCGAATTGATTCCCGAGAACAGGAAATTTCCGAAATTTCAAGAACTTTGAAAGGCTTGGCCAAGGAGCTTGACCTGCCCATGGTCGCCTTGGCGCAGCTGAACCGCAAGCTTGAGGATCGCAGTAATCGGCGGCCCATGCTTTCCGATCTTCGCGAATCCGGCGCGATAGAACAGGATGCGGACGTTATCGCCTTTATCTACAGGGACGAGGTATATAACAAGCAGGAAGGCAATCCCAAAAAAGGCATTGCGGAGATCATCATCGGAAAACAGCGCAATGGCCCGACTGGAGAGGTTGAACTTGCCTTTCTTGATACTTATACCGCGTTTGAGAATTTGGTCGATATCCCTCCGCCCTCGGAAAGTTTAAAGCCTGCTTCGTAG